In one Leishmania braziliensis MHOM/BR/75/M2904 complete genome, chromosome 32 genomic region, the following are encoded:
- a CDS encoding putative dynein light chain, flagellar outer arm, giving the protein MYNDHKATVKNADMPEDMQADAIEVTLQAMEKFNIEKDIAAYIKKEFDKKYQPTWHCIVGRNFGSFVTHDTHCFLYFYLGQVAVLLFKCG; this is encoded by the coding sequence ATGTACAACGATCACAAGGCCACGGTGAAGAATGCCGACATGCCAGAGGACATGCAGGCAGACGCGATTGAGGTGACGCTGCAGGCAATGGAAAAGTTCAACATTGAGAAGGATATCGCCGCCTACATCAAGAAGGAGTTCGATAAGAAGTACCAGCCGACGTGGCACTGCATTGTGGGCCGTAACTTCGGCAGCTTCGTGACACACGACACCCACTGCTTCCTGTACTTCTACCTCGGCCAGGTCGCTGTGTTGCTCTTCAAGTGCGGGTAA